One genomic region from Thermoleptolyngbya sichuanensis A183 encodes:
- a CDS encoding V4R domain-containing protein, which translates to MVNAIQNPTKQRNPKKHNHYGFRDFFQFDPDKGTIVDWNGSQNLLTTEDFIIGLVEGLEEEVGDASAATMYTIGCEWGQKDAFFFEKWFEKEFDRNIRQTNLLFLLETWWWPFTSQGWGRWEVDMGDRKQGFMFINIFDSAVARTLGDVGKPVCYLYAGLFAGFFTELVKKQLSCIEIQCYSMGETYCKFLLGGQDRIDAATFWMNEGATARDIEKRLRSGDRLK; encoded by the coding sequence ATGGTGAACGCCATTCAGAACCCAACCAAACAGCGGAACCCGAAGAAGCACAACCACTACGGCTTCCGCGACTTTTTCCAGTTTGACCCCGACAAGGGCACGATTGTGGACTGGAACGGCAGTCAAAACCTGCTCACCACCGAAGATTTCATCATTGGTCTGGTGGAAGGGCTGGAGGAAGAAGTGGGCGATGCTTCCGCCGCCACAATGTACACGATTGGGTGCGAATGGGGACAAAAAGACGCTTTCTTCTTTGAAAAGTGGTTTGAAAAAGAATTCGACCGCAACATTCGCCAGACCAATTTGCTGTTCTTGCTGGAAACCTGGTGGTGGCCCTTCACCTCGCAGGGCTGGGGACGCTGGGAAGTGGACATGGGCGATCGCAAGCAGGGCTTCATGTTCATCAATATCTTCGACTCGGCCGTGGCGCGGACGCTGGGCGACGTGGGCAAACCCGTTTGCTATCTCTACGCTGGCCTGTTTGCAGGCTTCTTTACTGAACTGGTGAAAAAGCAACTGAGCTGCATCGAAATCCAGTGCTACTCGATGGGCGAAACCTACTGCAAGTTTCTGCTGGGCGGACAGGATCGCATCGATGCCGCCACCTTCTGGATGAACGAGGGCGCGACGGCGCGAGACATTGAAAAACGGCTGCGCTCAGGAGATCGGCTGAAATGA